A region of the Vigna unguiculata cultivar IT97K-499-35 chromosome 9, ASM411807v1, whole genome shotgun sequence genome:
tttgtattgtgtagtaagttattttatgtgaatttaaaaatataaaagtcaatttaatttaattttttttactttgttgattaattttctttttataatagtgattttggaaaaaaaattaattaatataattaatatataatgtttaatagaggtaactaaagtaaaaataattaatatataatgtttaatgtggtgttgtattatttattttttaatgtttattaaatattttaaattaaaaaatttgtttgaagtacgaattattttttatttatatatttatattttgatttgtttataagaattttattgataaaatatttatttttacacaaaaataaataatataaaatttattggtagAATTTATAGTAGGtattaagtttaagaaaaattatatattaacatatattgATTGAGAACTTCATTCACAACTTGACGTGACATTgtcactttctattttttttaatttttttcaattttcatgttGATTTTCTTTGGAAGGACgcgaaaagagaaaaaacaaaaggtgCAAATGCAATTTGGAAGAGAAAAAGCAGAAAGTATGAAAGGATGTGTGAAACCATTGTGCAGTATTTTTGCTTACCCATGGCTACATAAGTGCTAACTTATGAtatacattttgaacatgtgtgaaaggatgtacaaaacttattttaattttcactctCTTCATTACCAGTAGGGAGTATATGTTGGTGAgtcaagaaataaaatttttgtaatttaattaacaacatATGAATTCATTCCCTATGTGCCAACCCGTGACTTAATAAATGCTAACCCAGGTGCAATGTTTTGcacatgaattttttctttcttcaataactTCAATAGTGGCACTTTCATGCCTTGAGTTCATATGAGAAAGTTAAATCTTCATACTCATACTCCTTCAAGTGAGTTTAGTTTGCCCTTATTTGTTgtttggaaaaggaaaataaaggtgtatatatttcttcttcactaCTAGTGTGCAGTATTTTTGGTTACCCATGGCTACATAAGTGTTAACCCGTGGTTCCCCATTGCATTTGCTATAATAGAGGGTGAAACCGCCGAAGCTtggttttttttccttaaaaacctAAGGACACACGTTACGcctcaacaaaatttattatcttttcttattatcttttaatattttcaaattacacataaaataacttacaacacaatacaaaatctattttaaaatcaacaaatttcaaaaagacaaaaaataaattatttatttttcattttttcaaataatacctaaaataactaaaaacacactattaagtatatatattttttaaataattttaacctctaattcaacatttttcacaaaataaataaattaactcttaaatatattttattaaaaaaataaaaaatcttaattttatttcttttaaaaaaacaaaaaaaaataaaaaacccaGTTCAGAATTCGGGTTCCTGGAGACCAAATTCTGATTgggattcaaaaaaaaaaatacattttgtaGGATAGAATTCGTGTCCTAGGAGACCGAATTCTCACCTACCAACAAAACCATGCTATTGGAATAAATAATGGGAACAATATGCTGTTTGGTAGATTAATAAACAAAACCGTGCTATtgggataaaaaataaatctgtACATCCTCAAGTTTCAATCTATTAGGTTAGGTTTAGTTAGAGACTTAtatccatatttaaaatactttcaATAGAagatacattttaatatatttcaatgtTCCAACCATATTTTAggattttactttaataaaaatattttaaaattaataattggtTTAGTtcttgtaattaaaaaaaattatattttagtccctatatttaaAAGCTTCATAGTTTAGTTCATATACATAatccataatatatatatatatatatatatatatatatatatatatataatataatatataaagaatttaaaataaatatgacgaATTATTAACAGGCAGATTTAGCACATGTACaattaatgatatttaattCCACTAAATGTtgaaatttagaataattaatttcattaactaaaataataattatataatagattttttaaaaataaaaatacatttcttgtcttctttaattgtttttcttttaaaaaaaatttatagatgtttaaacttaattacttaattaatagtTCCAGTAAGGAACCATGTTTAAAGTATTAACGATCCTTAATTTTACTGTATTTGTGTTAAAATTTGGAATAATTAACTctggtaattaaaataatgaaaattcatataacaaattttttagggacaaaaatatctttttgtctTCTTTAATTGTCTTTTTTACATGTTTAACAATTGATTACttaataattgatataattgttgtttacttttattaattttcctttgttgttttctctattaatttaattttttttatatttaattatagtttattttttagcaacaataaaatgaaagacaaaaaattaaaaaaaagaaaaatagtacaATAACGTCAAACAAATTATCAATTAtagttatataatatttatgaacattttttattttctaaataaaataaaacaataacattaataatgatctaggtcaaaatttatttactatcataattaattataatattttataaaatttaatgtttattaattatttttaaaaggagAACCCTATacatagaataaataaaataaacgatgaagtttttgaaattatatgtatcaatataaaataaacgGTAAAGTCATactaataaatacataattttaaatgtaataatttattacataaataaatataaattataattaatatatatatatatatatatatttgaaaataaaaaaattattcttatttataactattaaaagaaaatattattttctattatcatTCTGTAACGGTCatttttagtatatataaatTCTTCTCATCgactttaattttattcatatatcaccattttacttatatttttacttttaaatctCCTAATTGTTTTCCTTTAATGTAATTAactacttataataaaaaagattacaataaaattataaaaaaaaattattttctcattttttttataaatataattttttaatttaataattgtgatagaaattcatctttaatttttttattatcataaaaaatagatatCCATAAACACGTGTATGTACTTGTTATGTTATAAAATGGGTTTATCTATAAATTTACAATAAcaccaaaatataattattttacctAATCTGTCTCTTTCAGTGGAAATTTCAGAGTGATTATTGAACCAAACCCATcttaataatctttttatttatattttgttaataactGCGGACAGACATACAGCGCAGAAGCAGAGCAGGGAAGAGTTTCCATTCATATTTGCTTCTTTACTATTAAATTCAAGGtcaatcaaaattgaaaaactttgagagagagagagaaacaagACAACCTTAGCTGAGTTTGagattatttatataaacaaattaacatgTTTGAGAGAGAGCATTAGGGTGCTTGCTGGAGATGGATGTGAAGAAAATTGTGGTTGTTGTAGAAGACGTGGATGCAGCAAGAACTGCTCTGCAATGGGCTCTCACAAACATAATTCGCTATGGTGACACAATCACTCTTCTCCATGTCTACCACTCCACAAGATCAAGAAGCAGAACCAAAGCTCGTGTTCTTCGCCTCAATGGCTTCAAATTGGCACTTTCCTTTCAAGACATGTGCAACAACTACCCCAATGTAAGGAcctgtttttcttttgttctgtTCTCTTTCGGTTTGTGATTTAATTTCATCTGTTCAAATTAACGGATATGTGTCATAATAATAGGATTGTGTTACAGACAAAGGTTGAAATTATTGTCACGGAAGGGGACCTGGAAGGAACCAAGATCGCTTCCACCGTGAGAGAGATTGGAGCTTCCATGCTCGTGGTTGGACTCCATGATTGTAGTTTTCTATACAAGTAAGTCCAAAAATTTTACGACATTCCCAAGTTTCTGAGTTCAATTTCATCTGTTAAATTCATATGGAAATTATCAATGTAGCTCAAAGCTGgattttttagttcaatttcATTAGTTAAATGCATATTGGAATCATCAATTTAGCTTAAAGATGGATGCTGATGATGAGTCTCCTAGTCTCCTATATGGGTCCTCCCTGTCCCTAAAACTTATGGctattttttatcaatgaaaatCTGAAATTTAAGGCTCTTTGGGAAATGCATTTGGTGAAACAGCAAATTTAGGTTGTGAATAGGGGTCAACTTCAACTAGATAGGTTCTGGGGTTTAACATTAACTATCCTTTTTCTGCATCCTTTTTCTGCAAGATCTTGGCCTTCATATGACACCATCAACATGGATTGGTGGGACCTGGTTTATTAATTCTCCAATTTGTGTTGTGTGTTGCTTCTTTCTGGTGCCTGAGAAAATTTATGGTGGTGAGCTTAAAAAATGGGTCACCAGAACTTCTTGGCAAATGCACCAACACCTAATCAGATATTCATTATATTCTCCTAAGCACATACCAGATGCACTCtttctgtttgtttgtttgcTTCTTTAATCTGTTTGGTTTCTTTCTCCTTGTGAAACACTGTGTCTTATCAGATGAGGAGCACTGAAAACAGTGTTTTTATTCATTTGTATCAGATTGACAATGGCCCATTCCCACAATAGCATAGCCACCATTTTCAACTGCAGAGTACTTGCCATCAAGCAGCCTTGTGTGTCACCACTGAGGCCCATGATTTCTGCAGTATCAGTGCTTGACAGTTCAACCAACTTGGATGTTTCACTAATTCATCTTTCTAGATTACAGTAAGTTTTTGTGACAGAACATAGTACCATCAATAATTTCACAAcatactaaattaatttttcatggATGTAAAGTGAGACATTAATTAAGGTTGTTTAAGAAGCTTTTAGTGACATGGTTTGAGAATGGCATTGCAGAGTCCATGGTACCCCTCCACCAAAAATTCCATACAGAATCTGTCCTAACCCATCAGCAATTATTTGGAGATCAAGAAAGTCTAGAAGATGGTGAAGGAAGGACACAATTTCGTACACATAATCTATTCTTAAAGTAGTTCCCAAAAGCAATTTgggtttcttttttcttctacttTCTGATTTCCCATAACTTATGTTCACCTGCTACACATATACACACAAAATGCTGCAATTGACACAGTATAGTTTGGTTGTTTATGCCTATAATTTTATGACTGTATaaaagaacttttttttttcttttttatataaacattaCCTTTCTACAGATTCCAGAGTGGATTAGAGTTTTAcgtatatgtttatatttggAATCTTTGCACCTGCTATAGACTGTGCCTCACTCACAGTTTAGTTTTTATCACTTGTTCATGCTGCAACAAATTCAAATGTCCATATTCATTTCCTTGAAATATATATctcttttcaatttattaagtTTAGGAATGTATTACTAAcacaaatttttcctttttaatctAAGTTTTTTGGGGtatattagattaaaattttaaaagactaTGTTAGCTTAAAAACatgtcttttttaaattttagagaaTTATGAATGCAATAACTTGTACAACTTTTCtttaaaatagattataaaTTGTAAGTTTAAACTTACTGAATTTATAAAGAGAATTTTTAAGATTTGATTTGAAAGAACTTTATACTTAAAAGGATTCCATCAACTTTTAGCaagtatttaaaattagaatatttaattaatgaagaaatgacaaaatataataagatttgtttaaagaaatttgttttccaaattttaaTACCAAATTCtacttctctttttttcttgctATTTCCGTGAAACCCCGTTTGAATTACCGATCAAGCTATTTTACAATAATAGTTATCATAATGATcaagaaaataacattattcaaaatatttatcgtactaattaaataatacgTTTGTAAATGCTATTCTCTTAATATAGATTTGTTTTATTCCTTTAATTTCTTCTTAACAAGGAATTATAAAGACATGAAAAGTAGTGATATATATACCAATGCTTTTcgttaaaaacaaaatacaataatgcaattatttctataatttgATCCATTCAAAATTCCCTCCtttaaataataagatattaatatgtgtttttgatcaaacatagaaaaaaaaaatcaaaagtctTTACAccttttttgacaatttttttatgtacaaaatataTCCACCTAAACAATTTCATTAAAGGTTCGAAAAAAGAAGGCACAAATGTCTTCTAGCTATTGTAAAAATGTACataagaattgaagaaaaattgatcaaatattataatgatattgaaataacatgtaaactcattaaataaaacttttaaaactatttttgtaaactgttcaaaaacatttttaGACAAGAAGTAATAAAAACATACTTTcttattaattcatttaatttgaGCTCTACTTAGttgttatttaagaaaaatcttaaaagttgaaatatcTCTTTATTAATTCTAAAgaagtaatattaattattaaactattatGTTTGACTTctttataactttaaaatttgtGTTATTTCCTTAAGTGTGCAATTTACCACTTTAtggaaatttgaattttatttatataaacatactattttaaatatgaaaagttTACCAAACACtgaatgaaatataattatatctaatagtaaaaaacataaaatttcacttcacaaaagtaattattaattaatattaatattaatatgtaaatgaaataatttgCAGAAATTTTATGAATAGCTAATTTAGAGGTTTTGGATCAATATTAATATGATGtgacaattaaaaaattgacatCACATTGGGCCAAGCCCAATGACCAAATTTATGCCAGCAACATCATATGCAAAAAAcaaatttgttttcctttgattagtattcattgattagattattttaatgtatGGATAAACATTGATTCTTTATTTGTTAACCTCTTTTCTCTCTTGTTTACTACACTGCAAGGGAAATtaagggattttttttttcatttttgtaaaattcttTGTCCTTTAGTGACTTTTTTTTCCCACATATCTCATGTCTGAAAGAAGAATAAGGAATAAATTCTCTTGttccactttttttcttttttcttagaAATTTGTTGTTTCCCAAATTAGTTTGCTTTGATTCCTCTGTCCAAATTAGGTGTTCtatgatttttcttcttacACTCTCTTCGATTATTAATATGTTACATTCCTACTATCtaatttatattgtaataacACAATGACTTGAGTCTTTCTTTTCTATAGTGCTAATTTTTTCATAGAGGTAAGAGAAATCAATCTCAATTTCTATaccttttttctttccttcacaCAAACTTCTATGTTTTTCCTTATTATATATGCATATGTGAATAATACACAAATTTTAGATCCAAAAGTGAATTCCTTGATTATAAAAACCTTAGGTTAGGTATAAAAATCACATCATTTAaagttttgtagaaaaaattataaacaaaaacaaatttattgtttaagttGTAAAATGCATATTCAACTTATTTTTCCTAGTtgttattatgtttaaaattttatgtattttattatttttggacAATAACTATAACTTCTATTTCAAAGAAGACAAGACAATTCATGAAGAATATAAATACGTATATGTAAGTGCAAAACTTTATAATAAATGATTTGgattttaatattatagtaCAATGTTGATAAAATCTTATTATGAGTTGAATTAAATCTATAAATGTATGATCTCCGAcacattgttaaaataaaattgtatgaatGATGTGGTGCGGCGAACGGAGAAGAAAGCAAATATGCGTGAGACACGATGATACACAATgaagaaaaatggagaagatgaatAGTGGAAGTGGATGCACAGTAAGGCGCGAGAAAAAAGAAAGGGTTTTACGAGTTTGTGCAGAAAATATTACATCGGTTATAATGCTAACCGATCTAATATTTAAAAGcgtcaatttttttaatttagaaaaagaacGTTAGATCGGTTCCTTGTTAAACCGATCTAATGTATACATGTTAGATCGGTTCCCACACAACCGATCTAATGTAAGTaaagttattttcaaaattgtcaCCGCGTGAATCGTTAGATCGGTTCCTGCACAATCAATCTAATATGTTTGatctaatatttcatttttgcaCTAGTGACACTATGTTTTgggttgtttttagtttttaaatttatggaaAGTCTGAAATACATTTGTTATGTTGCAAAATTTTTATTAGGAGCATTTTGAACTTATATGgatgaattaaagttaaaaaaattgtatggtAAATGAATATGAGAGGTTGATTGTGAGATGATATATGAtagtgaaatttaaattaaatcacAGTGAAGATAATTAGTGTACAAAACTGAGAAAGTGGtattatatgaattttgtagtatgtatatataacatatagATAGTTACGTAaacctaaaataataaatgacaGTGACATTGTTATTCTAGATCTAAGTATACATTTAGCTAGCTGTAAGGGTGTAAGGGTTGAACGTTTATTCCAACAATTTCTAAATCCTTAAAGTCTATTGTCCTATTGTTTGTTTGGAGTGTTTGATCCTCAATTGATCGGTGTGTGTACATGTTAAAGATGATTTAATGTTAAAGTGAGCACATGATCAATtgtttaaagcaataaatgttgTAATTAATACGAGACAAAGTTTTAACAAAGATACTCTAATTAGTGacctatttattttaattaagtcaCTAACTAACTCTCAACTGTGTTGCTTAGTTGATTGTCCGACATGACACATAACTTCTATAAAGGAACAAAAACGAATCCTGTGAACAATCTAACTAACGACAACTGGGAGGGGTTCACATGACGCGCGATTCATCACTTAACCTGACATGTCAcctaatttgtataaaaatcaAGGTGGAATCCTACAGACAATCCAACTGACAACAATTAAGATGGAATACACTACACACAAATAGACACACTTATTTTAGAAAATGGTATAAAGAAGATTAACACTTAAATTAGTAGTATTACACAACTCTCATTTGATCGTCGACCTGTATGACCAACCAACCATAGAGTACACTAGATCAAATTAATTACATACTCCACACTTTATTCTCAAATTAATTACACTTTTTAGTAAAGGGGTTAAATTCTAAgacatttttactttttcaatagTCAAACcgacaatattatatatatatatatatatatatatatatatatatatatataactctgACTAATGAGATATAACAAATGAGGAATGTGAGTTCAAGAACGAAAAATATGAGAGTTAAAAGTTTGATATCGAtaaatattatagatatttCATCTCGATGGTGATGGTAAGTTTATGATGAAATTATAtgttcaattaaattaaatgatttgaTGATAAAGGCGaaataatatcatttattacataattaattttattcttttagcatatattagtttttatttcataattattttttattcttttagaaTATCAACTGATCTCATCTTTGAGTtcatttttacttcattttcttaCTGTGTATCATAATGACTACCTTTCCTTTTGACTTTATTAAGACTTAACTTTgtcttgaatattttttaaactttacttttactatttttagtATTTCTGATTTTAAGTATAAGGTTTTACTATTTATACACATAtcgaataaaaaaacaataaatatagcAATAACTAGagattaaaactattttttttaaaacaagaacaaaatatatatttcatcatcgttaaaaataatttaagaaagtaccaatttaagataaatttgacgtggtatataattttaaaaaaattgtacgtaaactaattttaattttttttttatcttattttgcATTCGTACATGTCTATAGAAATTTATCCAAACCATTGGCGTTGCTAGAACCTGTTTATCCATTCAATCTATGGATAATACACATCGTCGGTTTCCTCTTTTTGCACCCCACAATTTTTAACTGCATCTCCATAATTtccaaaatgataattttttttttaaattaactttcaGATTacctattttataaatatttcaaagcaagttttcttgaattttcagagtataatttttaaaaaagaattttcagaaaaaaaattcaaaataaattttgaacaaactTTACAAAGCACATTAAATACGTTTTAAAAACAGGTTTTCtagaacataatttttataaaaatatttaaaatatatatatatatatatatatatatatatatatatatatatatatatatatatatatatatagaatacaTTTTAAAACGAGTATTGAAAAACTAGTTTCTAAAACAGAAGATAGTTTGTCTCTTTCTAATAATACGGGGGTGCACTTAGTAATAATAGGTACCGAGAAAAATCCTATCTTGTTATCAAAgagatatttttaaacaaaaaatcaagGTCTCGGCACTTTTTCCCAACACACGTGGCACCAAATCATGCAAAGGAATACACTGATAACTATGAATCACCTTCACTCTCTCACTgagtggcataaagtttgtgcATTGTGCTTTGATGCACGTGCGTGCTCCAAAAATGTGTGTACAATAAATACA
Encoded here:
- the LOC114164184 gene encoding uncharacterized protein LOC114164184 isoform X2 translates to MDVKKIVVVVEDVDAARTALQWALTNIIRYGDTITLLHVYHSTRSRSRTKARVLRLNGFKLALSFQDMCNNYPNTKVEIIVTEGDLEGTKIASTVREIGASMLVVGLHDCSFLYKLTMAHSHNSIATIFNCRVLAIKQPCVSPLRPMISAVSVLDSSTNLDVSLIHLSRLQVHGTPPPKIPYRICPNPSAIIWRSRKSRRW
- the LOC114164184 gene encoding uncharacterized protein LOC114164184 isoform X1 is translated as MVTQSLFSMSTTPQDQEAEPKLVFFASMASNWHFPFKTCATTTPMIVLQTKVEIIVTEGDLEGTKIASTVREIGASMLVVGLHDCSFLYKLTMAHSHNSIATIFNCRVLAIKQPCVSPLRPMISAVSVLDSSTNLDVSLIHLSRLQVHGTPPPKIPYRICPNPSAIIWRSRKSRRW